From one Rubrobacter xylanophilus genomic stretch:
- a CDS encoding phosphopentomutase, which yields MKERRAVVVVLDGVGAGEAPDAAAFGDEGANTLANTAAAVGGLELPNLQRLGLGNILRLEGVPPTRSPAASWGLMTERSAAKATLAGHWEMMGLVLEEPLPTYPEGFPEEIISRFERETGRRVIGNRPASGTQIIEELGPEQERTGAWIVYTSADSVFQVAAHTGIIPLQELYDACEKAHRMLIGEGKILVERVIARPYHGEPGSYERENENRHDYGIEPFGETYLDRVERAGMEVVAVGKVHDIFDGRGITRHLPGKPDDAAKLDAALEALGSMKSGLVFANLVDFDAKYGHRRDPEGMAQNLERFDGRLPELLGALGEEDLLIVTADHGNDPTFRGTDHTRERVPLLSVGGGEPRPLGIRETFADVGATAAAWLGADRGGLPGESWI from the coding sequence ATGAAAGAGCGCCGGGCGGTCGTGGTGGTGCTCGACGGGGTCGGGGCGGGAGAAGCCCCGGACGCCGCGGCCTTCGGCGACGAGGGGGCCAACACCCTCGCCAACACCGCGGCGGCCGTCGGCGGGCTCGAGCTGCCCAACCTGCAGAGGCTCGGGCTCGGCAACATCCTCCGGCTGGAAGGAGTGCCCCCGACCCGCTCCCCGGCCGCCTCCTGGGGGCTCATGACCGAGCGCTCGGCGGCCAAGGCCACGCTCGCCGGACACTGGGAGATGATGGGGCTCGTGCTGGAGGAGCCGCTCCCCACCTACCCCGAGGGTTTCCCAGAGGAGATCATAAGCCGCTTCGAGCGGGAGACCGGCAGGAGGGTCATCGGCAACCGCCCCGCCTCCGGCACGCAGATAATAGAGGAGCTCGGTCCCGAACAGGAGCGGACGGGCGCCTGGATCGTCTACACCTCCGCCGACTCCGTCTTCCAGGTCGCCGCCCACACCGGCATCATCCCGCTCCAGGAGCTCTACGACGCCTGCGAGAAGGCCCACCGGATGCTCATCGGCGAGGGGAAGATACTGGTCGAGCGTGTCATCGCCCGCCCCTACCACGGAGAGCCCGGCTCCTACGAGCGGGAGAACGAGAACCGCCACGACTACGGCATCGAGCCCTTCGGCGAGACCTACCTGGACCGGGTGGAGCGCGCGGGGATGGAGGTCGTCGCCGTCGGCAAGGTCCACGACATCTTCGACGGCCGGGGGATCACCCGCCACCTGCCCGGAAAGCCCGACGACGCGGCCAAGCTCGACGCGGCGCTCGAGGCACTCGGGAGCATGAAGAGCGGCCTCGTCTTCGCCAACCTGGTCGACTTCGACGCCAAGTACGGCCACCGGCGGGACCCGGAGGGGATGGCGCAGAACCTCGAACGGTTCGACGGGCGCCTCCCAGAGCTGCTCGGCGCTCTGGGTGAGGAAGACCTCCTCATCGTCACCGCCGACCACGGCAACGACCCCACCTTCAGGGGCACCGACCACACCCGAGAGCGGGTGCCGCTGCTCTCGGTGGGCGGCGGGGAACCGCGTCCCCTGGGGATACGGGAGACCTTCGCCGACGTCGGGGCCACCGCCGCCGCCTGGCTCGGCGCGGACCGCGGAGGGCTGCCGGGGGAGAGCTGGATATAG
- a CDS encoding GNAT family N-acetyltransferase, with translation MALEDAAAGVEVREAEVSDAGEIHALMCELARVVGDSPPSRQAVARRLRELLEEPRAGVMVAESGGSVVGAVSYWIKPDLAHGDTVVEVPTLVVREGLRREGIGRRLMEGVRRRGTERGAALVELVTTPANVAAREFYRSLGFVETDHIVLEFVGQLEEPPPS, from the coding sequence ATGGCTCTCGAAGATGCCGCCGCCGGGGTGGAGGTGCGCGAGGCGGAGGTCTCGGACGCGGGGGAGATCCACGCCCTGATGTGCGAGCTGGCCCGGGTGGTGGGGGACAGTCCACCCTCCCGGCAGGCCGTCGCTCGGAGGTTGCGGGAGCTTCTGGAGGAGCCGCGCGCCGGGGTGATGGTGGCCGAGAGCGGGGGCTCTGTGGTGGGGGCGGTGAGCTACTGGATCAAGCCGGATCTGGCCCACGGCGACACGGTGGTGGAGGTGCCCACCCTGGTGGTGAGGGAGGGGCTGCGGCGCGAGGGGATCGGCCGCCGCCTGATGGAGGGCGTCCGCCGCCGGGGCACGGAACGTGGCGCGGCGCTGGTGGAGCTGGTGACGACCCCCGCGAACGTGGCGGCCCGCGAGTTCTACCGCTCCCTGGGGTTCGTGGAGACGGACCACATCGTGCTGGAGTTCGTGGGCCAGCTGGAGGAGCCGCCCCCCTCCTAG
- a CDS encoding aconitate hydratase, translating into MAQGTEDAFDARRELRLRSGSVSYYSLQELDRSVGGDIFSLPFSIRVILESLLRNCGGRFVSGEDVERLASWPDSVGEELAYLPARVIMQDFTGVPAVVDLAAMRSAMAAIGGDPKKINPLIPADLVIDHSVQVDMFGSAYALMYNAEREFERNRERYEFLKWGQQAFDNFSVVPPATGIVHQVNLEYLARVVQENDGVAFPDTLVGTDSHTTMVNGLGVLGWGVGGIEAEAVMLGQPYYMLVPEVVGFKLTGALRDGVTATDLVLTVTQMLRRHGVVGKFVEFYGEGLSRLSLPDRATIANMAPEYGATASFFPVDAETLRYLRGTGREEELVELVERYSKEQGLFRTDETPDPRFSETLELDMSTVESSLAGPRRPQDRVLLGEMKSSFRRALTGTFEKELPPYMYEEESAESFPASDPPADTAGVTGEGRPDAPEEEEAQEGSSSAPDAEAEVELDGEKVRLRHGSVVIAAITSCTNTSNPSVMVGAGLLAKKAVERGLRVKPHVKTSMAPGSKVVTEYLQTSDLLPYLEELNFQVVGYGCTTCIGNSGPLPEPVERAVEENDLVVAAVLSGNRNFEGRINPYVRANYLASPPLVVAYALAGTVDIDLTKEPLGHDPEGNPVYLRDIWPSQEEIRAQIESALDPNLYRKQYANVYTGNEQWNEVEVPSGDLYEWDPDSTYIQEPAFFKGLSPEPEPLRDITGARVLVKVGDSLTTDHISPAGAIPKDSPAGRYLISKGVEPKDFNSYGSRRGNHEVMVRGTFANIRLRNQLVPGREGGYTVHLPDGEETTVYEAAMRYREEGVPLLVIGGKEYGTGSSRDWAAKGTFLLGVKAVLAESFERIHRSNLIGMGVLPLQFAEGESAGSLGLTGRETYDVLGLEDLTPGKELTVRATSDDGETKEFRVQARVDSPVEVEYLRNGGILQTVLRQLLKEGSSSS; encoded by the coding sequence ATGGCACAGGGTACGGAAGACGCTTTCGATGCTCGCAGGGAGCTCCGGCTCCGCTCCGGGAGCGTGAGCTACTACAGCCTCCAGGAGCTCGACCGGAGCGTGGGGGGCGACATCTTCTCGCTGCCGTTCTCCATCCGGGTCATCCTCGAGTCGCTGCTCAGGAACTGTGGCGGCAGGTTCGTCTCCGGAGAGGACGTCGAGCGGCTCGCCTCCTGGCCCGACTCGGTGGGTGAGGAGCTGGCATATCTGCCCGCCCGGGTCATCATGCAGGACTTCACCGGGGTGCCGGCGGTGGTGGACCTTGCGGCCATGCGCAGCGCCATGGCGGCCATCGGAGGGGATCCGAAGAAGATCAACCCGCTCATCCCCGCCGACCTGGTCATCGACCACTCGGTGCAGGTGGACATGTTCGGCTCGGCCTACGCCCTGATGTACAACGCCGAGCGGGAGTTCGAGCGCAACCGGGAGCGCTACGAGTTTCTGAAGTGGGGCCAGCAGGCCTTCGACAACTTCAGCGTGGTGCCCCCGGCCACCGGCATCGTGCACCAGGTGAACCTGGAGTACCTGGCCAGGGTGGTGCAGGAAAACGACGGGGTGGCCTTCCCGGACACCCTGGTCGGCACCGACAGCCACACCACGATGGTCAACGGGCTCGGGGTGCTCGGCTGGGGGGTCGGCGGGATCGAGGCCGAGGCGGTGATGCTCGGCCAGCCCTACTACATGCTGGTCCCCGAGGTCGTGGGCTTCAAGCTCACCGGCGCCCTGCGCGACGGGGTGACCGCCACGGACCTCGTGCTAACCGTCACCCAGATGCTCCGGCGGCACGGGGTGGTGGGGAAGTTCGTGGAGTTCTACGGCGAGGGACTCTCGCGGCTGAGCCTGCCCGACCGGGCGACCATAGCGAACATGGCCCCCGAGTACGGGGCGACGGCGAGCTTCTTCCCGGTGGACGCCGAGACGCTCCGCTACCTGCGCGGCACGGGACGCGAGGAGGAGCTGGTGGAGCTCGTGGAGCGCTACAGCAAGGAACAGGGGCTCTTCCGGACCGACGAGACGCCCGACCCGCGCTTCTCGGAGACGCTGGAGCTGGACATGTCGACGGTGGAGTCCAGCCTGGCGGGGCCGCGGCGTCCCCAGGACCGGGTTCTCCTGGGCGAGATGAAGAGCAGCTTCCGGCGGGCGCTCACCGGCACCTTCGAGAAGGAGCTGCCGCCGTACATGTACGAGGAGGAGTCCGCCGAGTCCTTCCCGGCGAGCGACCCGCCGGCGGACACCGCGGGGGTGACCGGTGAGGGGCGTCCCGACGCTCCCGAGGAGGAGGAGGCTCAGGAGGGCTCCTCGAGCGCTCCCGACGCCGAGGCCGAGGTGGAGCTCGACGGGGAGAAGGTCCGGCTGCGCCACGGCTCGGTGGTGATAGCGGCGATCACCAGCTGCACCAACACCTCCAACCCCTCGGTGATGGTGGGGGCCGGGCTTCTGGCGAAGAAGGCCGTGGAGCGGGGCCTCAGGGTCAAGCCGCACGTGAAGACCAGCATGGCCCCGGGCTCCAAGGTGGTCACCGAGTACCTGCAGACCTCGGATCTCCTGCCCTACCTGGAGGAGCTGAACTTCCAGGTGGTGGGCTACGGCTGCACCACGTGCATCGGCAACTCCGGACCGCTGCCCGAGCCCGTGGAGCGGGCGGTGGAGGAGAACGACCTGGTGGTGGCGGCGGTCCTCTCGGGCAACCGCAACTTCGAGGGGAGGATCAACCCCTACGTCCGGGCGAACTACCTGGCCTCCCCGCCGCTGGTGGTGGCCTACGCCCTGGCCGGGACGGTGGACATCGACCTCACGAAGGAGCCCCTCGGGCACGACCCGGAGGGCAACCCGGTCTACCTGCGGGACATCTGGCCCTCGCAGGAGGAGATCCGGGCCCAGATAGAGAGCGCCCTGGACCCGAACCTCTACCGGAAGCAGTACGCGAACGTCTACACCGGCAACGAGCAGTGGAACGAGGTGGAGGTGCCCTCGGGGGACCTCTACGAGTGGGACCCGGACTCCACCTACATCCAGGAGCCGGCGTTCTTCAAGGGGCTCTCGCCGGAGCCCGAGCCGCTGCGGGACATCACCGGGGCCCGGGTCCTGGTGAAGGTTGGCGACTCGCTGACCACCGACCACATCTCGCCCGCCGGCGCCATCCCGAAGGACAGCCCGGCGGGGCGCTACCTGATCTCGAAGGGGGTCGAGCCGAAGGACTTCAACTCCTACGGCTCGCGGCGCGGCAACCACGAGGTGATGGTCCGCGGCACCTTCGCGAACATCCGCCTCAGGAACCAGCTGGTCCCCGGCAGGGAGGGCGGCTACACGGTGCACCTGCCGGACGGCGAGGAGACCACCGTCTACGAGGCGGCCATGCGCTACAGGGAGGAGGGCGTGCCGCTCTTGGTCATCGGCGGCAAGGAGTACGGGACCGGCTCCTCCCGCGACTGGGCGGCGAAGGGTACCTTCCTGCTCGGGGTGAAGGCGGTGCTGGCCGAGAGCTTCGAGCGGATCCACCGCTCGAACCTGATCGGGATGGGCGTCCTGCCCCTGCAGTTCGCCGAAGGCGAGAGCGCGGGCTCCCTGGGCCTGACCGGTCGGGAGACCTACGACGTGCTGGGCCTCGAAGATCTCACCCCGGGCAAGGAGCTCACGGTCCGGGCCACCTCCGACGACGGCGAGACGAAGGAGTTCAGGGTCCAGGCGCGGGTGGACTCGCCGGTGGAGGTGGAGTACCTCCGCAACGGCGGCATCCTGCAGACGGTGCTCAGGCAGCTCCTGAAGGAGGGGTCCTCCTCCTCTTGA
- a CDS encoding SPW repeat domain-containing protein: MRGAARVGVASTVLTLLVGVWLFVAPFVVDYQDRWRTLSDATLNDMWSGAVLAVLAALTLLAVACLALRDAVRRERDGG; this comes from the coding sequence GTGAGGGGCGCCGCGCGCGTGGGGGTCGCCTCCACGGTCCTCACCCTGCTCGTTGGGGTGTGGCTGTTCGTCGCCCCCTTCGTCGTAGACTACCAGGATCGCTGGAGGACCCTCTCCGACGCCACCCTCAACGACATGTGGAGCGGGGCCGTCCTCGCGGTCCTCGCGGCCCTCACCCTCCTCGCGGTCGCCTGTCTCGCCCTGCGCGACGCCGTGCGCCGGGAGCGGGATGGGGGCTGA
- a CDS encoding APC family permease — translation MAVLEKRRGHRLRDWLLEDRIEQVEGPETPESRARKHPWWQVVCLTGVDYFSTLGYIPGIAIIAAGVLSPIATLFIVALTLFGMLPVYRRVAAESPHGQGSIAMLEDLLSFWPGKLFVLCLLGFVATAWIVTITLSAADATAHIVENPYAPQGLEGHGVLVTLVLLAVLGGIFLKGFREAIGVAIAVVAAFLLVNLAVVGVGLYEIATHPGLLADWEGVLFSRYGDPMTVLAVSLLVFPQLALGLSGFETGVSMMPLVRGAPEDAPERPAGRIRNTRKLLTTAALIMSFYLVLSSLVTTVLIPPEEFEEGGSARDRALAYLAHRYLGDAFGTAYDAATILILWFAGASAMAGLINIVPRYLPRYGMAPEWGRAVRPMVLVYTAIAGAMTVVFEASVNAQAGAYATGVLAMMTSAALAVTLSERRQGHRAAAAGFGLVTAVLVYAFAANVVARPDGIKIATGFIVAMVAVSLVSRVYRSTELRTERIVLDEKAKRFLRELPGDEIHLVAHRRRAGIRLEYARKEREQRAIHHIPPEVPILFLEVELEDPSEFYDVLEVQGVEVGDYRILRTHSPAVPNAIAALLLHLRDITGKRPHCYFGWTEGNPIVYLFRYLLLGEGDTAPVTREVLREAEPDIRRRPAVHVGG, via the coding sequence ATGGCCGTGCTCGAAAAACGCAGGGGTCACCGCCTCAGGGACTGGCTGCTCGAGGACCGCATAGAGCAGGTCGAAGGCCCCGAGACCCCTGAGAGCCGGGCGCGTAAGCATCCCTGGTGGCAGGTGGTCTGCCTCACCGGGGTGGACTATTTCTCCACCCTCGGCTACATCCCCGGCATCGCCATCATCGCCGCCGGGGTCCTCTCCCCCATCGCCACGCTGTTCATCGTGGCGCTCACCCTCTTCGGGATGCTCCCCGTCTATCGGAGGGTCGCCGCCGAGAGCCCGCACGGACAGGGCTCCATCGCCATGCTCGAGGATCTGCTCTCCTTCTGGCCGGGCAAGCTCTTCGTGCTTTGCCTCCTCGGGTTCGTGGCGACGGCCTGGATCGTGACGATCACCCTCTCCGCGGCCGACGCCACCGCCCACATCGTAGAGAACCCCTACGCCCCGCAGGGACTGGAGGGCCACGGGGTGCTCGTCACCCTCGTGCTTCTGGCCGTGCTCGGCGGGATCTTCCTCAAGGGCTTCCGGGAGGCCATCGGGGTGGCCATCGCGGTCGTCGCCGCCTTCCTACTGGTGAACCTCGCCGTCGTCGGCGTGGGTCTCTACGAGATCGCCACCCATCCCGGGCTCCTCGCCGACTGGGAGGGCGTGCTCTTCAGCCGCTACGGCGATCCCATGACCGTGCTCGCCGTCTCGCTGCTCGTCTTTCCCCAGCTCGCCCTCGGCCTCTCCGGCTTCGAGACCGGGGTGAGCATGATGCCGCTCGTGCGCGGCGCCCCCGAAGACGCCCCCGAACGGCCTGCGGGCCGCATCCGCAACACCCGCAAGCTGCTCACGACGGCGGCCCTCATCATGAGCTTCTACCTCGTGCTCAGCAGCCTGGTGACCACCGTCCTCATCCCGCCCGAGGAGTTCGAGGAGGGCGGCTCCGCCCGCGACCGGGCACTCGCCTACCTGGCGCACCGCTATCTTGGGGACGCCTTCGGCACCGCCTACGACGCGGCCACCATCCTCATCCTCTGGTTCGCCGGGGCCTCCGCGATGGCCGGCCTGATCAACATCGTCCCCCGCTACCTGCCGCGCTACGGGATGGCTCCGGAGTGGGGCCGGGCGGTCCGGCCGATGGTCCTGGTCTACACCGCCATCGCCGGGGCGATGACGGTGGTCTTCGAGGCCAGCGTGAACGCCCAGGCCGGGGCCTACGCCACCGGGGTTCTGGCGATGATGACCTCCGCCGCCCTCGCGGTCACCCTCTCAGAACGTCGCCAGGGACACCGGGCCGCCGCGGCGGGCTTCGGGCTCGTCACCGCGGTGCTCGTCTACGCCTTCGCGGCCAACGTCGTCGCGAGGCCCGACGGGATAAAGATCGCCACCGGGTTCATCGTGGCGATGGTCGCCGTCTCGCTCGTCTCCCGGGTCTACCGCTCCACCGAGCTGCGGACCGAACGGATCGTCCTGGACGAGAAGGCCAAAAGGTTCCTCCGGGAGCTTCCGGGCGACGAGATCCACCTCGTCGCCCACCGCCGGCGGGCCGGAATCCGGCTGGAGTACGCCCGCAAGGAGCGGGAGCAGCGGGCCATACACCACATCCCCCCCGAGGTTCCCATCCTGTTCCTGGAGGTGGAGCTCGAGGACCCCTCGGAGTTCTACGACGTGCTGGAGGTGCAGGGCGTGGAGGTCGGGGACTACCGGATCCTCCGGACCCACAGCCCCGCCGTCCCCAACGCCATAGCCGCCCTCCTGCTCCACCTGCGCGACATCACCGGCAAGAGGCCCCACTGCTACTTCGGCTGGACCGAGGGCAACCCCATCGTCTACCTCTTCCGCTACCTGCTGCTGGGCGAGGGAGACACCGCCCCGGTGACCCGCGAGGTGCTCCGGGAGGCCGAGCCGGACATCCGGCGCCGCCCCGCCGTCCACGTCGGCGGCTGA
- the pdxY gene encoding pyridoxal kinase PdxY, with translation MNILSIQSSVAYGHVGNSAAVFPLQRLGIEVWPVNTVHFSNHTGYGEWRGPVLAAGDVEEVLRGIGERGVLGACDAVLSGYMGDVSLGEVILGAVGRVREANPRALFCCDPVMGDEGRGFFVRPGIPEFMRERAVPAADVVTPNQFELEYLAGAAARTLGDALAAAEAVMGLGPGTVLVTSLRRRDAGEGRIEMLAATREGAWLVGTPLLPLEVNGAGDATAALFLGHLLLGRGVEEALSLTASSVHAVLEKTFRRGTREIQLVAAQESLVSPPVRFPARRVS, from the coding sequence CTGAACATCCTCTCCATCCAGTCCTCGGTGGCCTACGGGCACGTGGGCAACAGCGCAGCCGTCTTTCCGCTGCAGCGGCTGGGGATCGAGGTCTGGCCGGTCAACACGGTCCACTTCAGCAACCACACGGGCTATGGGGAGTGGCGGGGTCCGGTGCTGGCGGCGGGGGATGTGGAGGAGGTGCTGCGGGGGATCGGGGAACGCGGAGTTCTGGGGGCGTGTGATGCGGTCCTCAGCGGGTACATGGGCGACGTCTCGTTGGGCGAGGTCATCCTGGGGGCGGTGGGAAGGGTACGGGAGGCCAACCCGCGGGCGCTCTTCTGCTGCGACCCGGTGATGGGGGACGAGGGGCGGGGTTTCTTCGTGCGGCCGGGAATCCCGGAGTTCATGCGGGAGCGGGCGGTACCCGCGGCGGACGTGGTGACCCCCAACCAGTTCGAGCTGGAGTATCTGGCGGGGGCGGCGGCGCGGACGCTCGGGGACGCGCTCGCGGCGGCGGAGGCGGTGATGGGGCTCGGTCCCGGCACGGTGCTCGTCACCAGCCTCCGGCGCCGGGACGCCGGGGAGGGTCGGATAGAGATGCTCGCCGCCACCCGGGAGGGAGCGTGGCTGGTGGGGACCCCGCTGCTCCCCCTGGAGGTCAACGGGGCGGGGGACGCCACCGCGGCGCTCTTTCTGGGGCACCTGCTGCTGGGGCGGGGGGTGGAGGAGGCGCTCTCGCTCACCGCCTCCTCCGTCCACGCGGTGCTCGAGAAGACCTTCCGGCGCGGGACCCGGGAGATACAGCTCGTCGCGGCTCAGGAGAGCCTGGTGTCGCCGCCCGTGCGCTTTCCGGCCCGGCGGGTATCCTGA
- a CDS encoding MarR family winged helix-turn-helix transcriptional regulator, producing MNGTGERDRLREAAEEVSPVLGPVALVFKRMLGAFERDVGISPPKYFMLHVVAREEGVSQGDVGRVFGVDPSRITRLAKVLEGEGLIERYRDVGDNRVVRLRLTPEGRRVFEEAAGRREDFERRVARALDEEELEELRRMLGALAGVLEG from the coding sequence ATGAACGGGACGGGCGAGCGGGACCGGTTGCGGGAGGCTGCGGAGGAGGTGAGCCCGGTACTGGGGCCGGTAGCGCTGGTCTTCAAGCGGATGCTGGGGGCTTTCGAGCGGGACGTGGGGATAAGCCCGCCCAAGTACTTCATGCTGCACGTGGTGGCGCGTGAGGAAGGGGTGAGCCAGGGGGATGTGGGGCGGGTCTTTGGGGTGGATCCGTCGCGGATCACGCGTCTGGCCAAGGTGCTGGAGGGGGAGGGTCTCATAGAGCGTTACCGGGACGTCGGGGACAACCGGGTGGTCCGGCTGCGGCTCACTCCGGAGGGGCGTCGGGTCTTCGAGGAGGCTGCCGGGCGCAGGGAGGACTTCGAGAGACGGGTCGCCCGGGCGCTCGACGAGGAAGAGCTGGAGGAGCTGCGCCGGATGCTCGGGGCTCTTGCGGGGGTGCTCGAGGGATGA
- a CDS encoding MDR family MFS transporter has protein sequence MSLAGRLGPREGVSGHKNIIFIGVALGMLSAAAAQTIVSPAMPRIVAELGGMNHYSWVATAALLASAVTVPVVGKLSDMYGRRGFFIWGLVLFMVGSALSGAAQGFWWLVAARAVQGLGMGTIMPLAQTIIGDIISPRERGRYVGYLGAVFGVASITGPLVGGWITDNFSWRWLFYVNLPLGVAALAFIVAYLHLPHTPRRHAVDYVGFVTLAVGLSAVLLATSWGGTEYPWGSWQIIGLYGFGAVVLAGFLVNEYYAEEPVLPLRLWKSSVFTFSNIANLGISMGMFGAIYYIPVFAQGVLGVSVTNSGAITLPLMLAALPVSVLVGRMITRTGRYKVFLLAGVAVMWVGYLILSNLDYDSTQAELTLAMVVVGLGLGAVMQTFTLVVQNAVTREDLGVATAATQFTRSTGATVGIAVFGTIMTNRMQTEIPAHLPPVARQHSAALFGDSGGGVGAVLDPSSLSHLPDPVVAGIQQGLAAAMHPVFLAGLPVLAVAFVATLLVKELPLRTVAFADMDRPASGGTRGGDEMRRLLLSGVALDYVARRIETANGDVPHLLRAAASLVGPDGGLSERERALRASREVIRPTARLLVAVSLLQRRSAGTSVDGRDQRGGV, from the coding sequence ATGAGTCTGGCCGGGAGGCTCGGCCCCCGGGAGGGGGTATCCGGGCACAAAAACATCATCTTCATCGGGGTGGCGCTCGGGATGCTCTCCGCCGCGGCGGCGCAGACCATCGTCTCCCCGGCGATGCCGCGCATCGTGGCGGAGCTCGGCGGGATGAACCACTACAGCTGGGTGGCCACTGCGGCGCTGCTCGCCTCGGCCGTCACCGTCCCGGTGGTCGGCAAGCTCTCCGACATGTACGGTCGGCGGGGCTTCTTCATCTGGGGGCTCGTGTTGTTCATGGTCGGTTCGGCGCTCTCTGGGGCGGCGCAGGGCTTCTGGTGGCTCGTGGCCGCACGGGCGGTGCAGGGGCTTGGGATGGGGACCATCATGCCGCTCGCCCAGACCATCATCGGGGACATCATAAGCCCCCGGGAGCGGGGCCGGTACGTCGGGTATCTGGGGGCCGTCTTCGGGGTGGCCTCCATCACCGGGCCGCTGGTGGGCGGTTGGATCACGGACAACTTCTCCTGGCGGTGGCTCTTCTACGTCAACCTGCCGCTCGGGGTGGCGGCGCTGGCGTTCATCGTGGCCTATCTGCACCTGCCGCACACCCCGCGGCGGCACGCCGTGGACTACGTCGGCTTCGTGACGCTGGCGGTGGGTCTATCGGCGGTGTTGCTCGCCACCTCCTGGGGTGGGACCGAGTATCCTTGGGGTTCGTGGCAGATCATCGGTCTCTACGGCTTCGGGGCCGTGGTGCTCGCCGGCTTTCTCGTCAACGAGTACTACGCCGAGGAGCCGGTACTACCCTTGAGGCTCTGGAAGAGCAGCGTCTTCACCTTCTCCAACATCGCCAACCTCGGCATCTCCATGGGCATGTTCGGTGCCATCTACTACATTCCCGTCTTCGCCCAGGGGGTGCTCGGGGTCAGCGTCACCAACTCGGGGGCCATAACGCTTCCGCTCATGCTCGCCGCGCTGCCCGTCAGCGTGCTGGTGGGGCGCATGATCACGCGCACCGGCCGCTACAAGGTCTTCCTGCTGGCCGGGGTGGCGGTGATGTGGGTGGGGTATCTGATCCTGAGCAACCTGGACTACGACTCCACCCAGGCCGAGCTCACGCTGGCGATGGTCGTGGTGGGGCTCGGGCTCGGCGCGGTCATGCAGACCTTCACGCTCGTGGTGCAGAACGCCGTCACCCGGGAGGATCTCGGTGTCGCCACCGCCGCAACCCAGTTCACCCGCTCCACCGGGGCCACCGTGGGGATCGCCGTCTTCGGGACCATCATGACCAACCGGATGCAGACCGAGATCCCGGCTCACCTGCCCCCGGTTGCCCGCCAGCACTCCGCCGCCCTCTTCGGGGACTCCGGAGGGGGCGTGGGGGCGGTGCTCGACCCCTCCTCGCTCTCTCACCTGCCGGACCCGGTCGTCGCCGGGATCCAGCAGGGCCTCGCGGCGGCGATGCACCCGGTGTTCCTGGCGGGGCTGCCAGTGCTCGCCGTGGCCTTCGTCGCCACCCTCCTGGTAAAGGAGCTGCCGCTGCGCACCGTGGCCTTCGCGGACATGGACCGGCCGGCGTCCGGCGGGACGCGGGGAGGCGATGAGATGCGGCGGCTGCTGCTCTCCGGGGTCGCGCTGGACTACGTGGCCCGGAGGATAGAGACCGCCAACGGCGACGTCCCGCACCTGCTGCGGGCGGCGGCGTCCCTGGTCGGGCCGGACGGCGGGCTCTCGGAGAGGGAGCGCGCGCTGCGGGCCAGCCGGGAGGTGATCCGTCCGACCGCCCGGCTGCTCGTGGCCGTCTCCCTGCTCCAGCGCCGCTCGGCCGGGACGTCGGTTGACGGAAGAGACCAGAGAGGAGGTGTCTAG
- a CDS encoding 2-hydroxyacid dehydrogenase: MPHRVVVTRRIPGAGLDRLGDLQTVVLGEEPPSREDLLAAARGASGILSTVTERIDAEVMDAAGPPLRVVANMAVGYDNVDVAAATARGVVVTNTPGVLDETTADTAFLLLMAAARRLGEAERLVRSGRWRGWGPEQLTGPDVWGKTLGIVGFGRIGQAVARRARGFGMRVLYTSRSRREEAERELGARRVELEELLRESDFVSLHVPLTPETRHLIGERELSLMKPAAVLVNTARGPVVDEAALAAALARGRIFAAGLDVYEREPEVHPALLGLENVVLAPHIGSASIETRNRMAALAAENLLAALSGQRPPNPVNPEVLGRPPLD; this comes from the coding sequence ATGCCCCACCGGGTCGTCGTAACCCGCAGGATCCCCGGGGCCGGTCTGGACCGCCTCGGGGATCTGCAGACCGTGGTGCTCGGGGAAGAACCCCCTTCCCGTGAGGACCTCCTCGCCGCCGCGCGCGGGGCTTCGGGCATCCTCTCCACCGTCACCGAGAGGATCGACGCGGAGGTCATGGACGCCGCCGGTCCCCCGCTGCGCGTCGTCGCGAACATGGCGGTGGGCTACGACAACGTGGACGTCGCCGCCGCGACCGCCCGGGGCGTGGTGGTCACCAACACCCCCGGCGTTCTGGACGAGACCACCGCGGATACGGCCTTTTTGTTGCTGATGGCCGCCGCCCGGCGGCTGGGGGAGGCCGAGCGCCTGGTGCGCTCGGGTCGGTGGAGGGGCTGGGGGCCGGAGCAGCTCACGGGCCCCGACGTGTGGGGGAAGACGCTCGGGATAGTGGGCTTCGGCCGGATAGGACAGGCTGTGGCCCGACGTGCCCGGGGGTTCGGCATGCGCGTCCTCTACACCTCCCGCTCTCGCAGGGAGGAGGCCGAGCGCGAGCTCGGTGCCCGCAGGGTGGAGCTGGAGGAGCTTCTGCGCGAGAGCGACTTCGTCTCGCTACACGTTCCCCTCACCCCCGAGACCCGGCACCTGATCGGGGAGCGCGAACTCTCCCTGATGAAGCCCGCCGCTGTGCTGGTGAACACCGCCCGCGGGCCGGTGGTGGACGAGGCCGCTCTCGCCGCGGCCCTCGCGCGCGGCCGCATCTTCGCCGCCGGCCTCGACGTCTACGAGCGGGAGCCCGAAGTGCACCCCGCCCTGCTCGGGCTGGAGAACGTGGTCCTCGCCCCCCACATCGGAAGCGCCTCCATCGAGACCAGAAACAGGATGGCCGCGCTCGCCGCCGAGAACCTCCTCGCCGCCCTCTCCGGCCAGCGCCCCCCGAACCCGGTCAACCCGGAGGTCCTCGGCCGTCCCCCGCTTGACTAG